The proteins below come from a single Marinobacter bohaiensis genomic window:
- a CDS encoding amidohydrolase family protein, whose protein sequence is MPYLIRNAAGVFAPQHPDANALRIDGNRIVALGRDLMPGDGDTVIDARGCVVYPGLVNTHHHLAQSILKGVPEGLNQGLGDWLASVPYRFWPQIRPELMYHAARLGLYELLRSGATTCADHHYLYHRDTPDELEDAVWQAADELGIRLVLCRGSAVEKGSHKGLARHNIAPETTEQVLARMERIRARYHQAAPDAMRRLVAAPTSLVHSSPPDFLKEIAAYARGHGLRLHSHLLEVGFDNVQAREKYGLAAIDYAERCDFLGPDVWFAHLVQSDAHAIERLAATGTGIAHCPTSNCRLGSGVAPVIEMARQGVPVSIGVDGSASAESGSMLQELNLTWLIHRAVHGPDATTLDRVLDWGSRGGARLLGLEATGELAVGMAADLTLYDIDQPRFAGVHTPLFAPLMCGEPVQVKHSFVDGKPVVEDGSVLGLDERALVENVRDGLRDLLTRVA, encoded by the coding sequence ATGCCCTACCTTATCCGCAACGCCGCCGGGGTTTTCGCCCCGCAACACCCGGATGCCAACGCCCTGCGCATCGACGGCAACCGCATTGTCGCCCTCGGCCGCGACCTCATGCCCGGAGACGGCGATACGGTCATCGACGCCCGCGGCTGCGTCGTCTACCCCGGCCTGGTAAACACCCATCACCACCTGGCCCAGTCGATTCTCAAGGGCGTGCCCGAAGGCCTCAACCAGGGGCTGGGCGACTGGCTCGCGTCGGTGCCCTACCGCTTCTGGCCGCAGATCCGCCCGGAGCTGATGTACCACGCCGCCCGCCTGGGCCTGTACGAACTGCTACGCTCCGGTGCCACCACCTGCGCCGACCATCACTACCTCTATCACCGGGACACGCCGGATGAACTGGAGGACGCGGTCTGGCAGGCGGCGGACGAACTCGGCATCCGCCTGGTGCTGTGTCGCGGCAGCGCGGTGGAGAAAGGCAGCCACAAAGGGCTGGCCCGGCACAACATCGCACCGGAAACCACCGAGCAGGTGCTGGCGCGCATGGAACGCATCCGCGCCCGCTATCACCAGGCCGCTCCGGACGCCATGCGCCGTCTGGTGGCCGCGCCGACGAGCCTGGTGCACTCCAGCCCGCCGGACTTCCTGAAAGAGATCGCCGCCTACGCACGCGGTCATGGGCTACGCCTGCATTCGCACCTGCTGGAAGTGGGCTTCGATAACGTCCAGGCCCGGGAAAAGTACGGCCTGGCGGCCATCGATTACGCCGAGCGCTGTGACTTCCTGGGCCCGGACGTGTGGTTCGCCCACCTGGTGCAGAGCGACGCCCACGCGATCGAGCGCCTGGCGGCGACCGGAACCGGCATCGCCCACTGTCCGACGTCCAACTGCCGGCTGGGCAGCGGCGTGGCGCCGGTGATCGAGATGGCGCGACAGGGCGTGCCGGTCAGCATCGGTGTGGACGGCTCCGCCTCCGCCGAGTCCGGCTCCATGCTGCAGGAGCTGAACCTGACCTGGCTGATCCATCGCGCCGTACACGGCCCTGACGCCACCACCCTCGACCGGGTGCTCGACTGGGGCAGCCGTGGCGGCGCCCGACTGCTGGGCCTGGAGGCCACCGGCGAGTTGGCCGTCGGCATGGCCGCGGACCTGACGCTCTACGATATCGACCAGCCCAGGTTCGCCGGCGTGCACACGCCCCTGTTCGCGCCGCTGATGTGCGGCGAGCCGGTGCAGGTGAAGCACAGCTTCGTGGACGGCAAACCGGTGGTCGAGGACGGTTCGGTATTGGGGCTGGATGAGCGGGCGTTGGTTGAAAACGTTCGGGACGGGCTTCGGGATCTGCTGACTCGAGTAGCCTGA
- a CDS encoding ABC transporter substrate-binding protein: MTFKHTLPRALTFATLTLGAQLGFAADKVTFQLDWLPGGDKAPVYVGIEEGFFADEDLEVRVVSGRGSTDAITKLVAGQADVGLLDLVSLLVARAQDDNIPVKGIYSVFSEAPHAFFSVEGSGIESVKDVAGKTVATSPFSSSNLFFPLLLDVNQVDESGIKLVKTDPGALNPMLLTGRTDVVISWVTDTEKYQAMADQAGKTLNVMPWYDAGLAFYSTSVIASERFLEERPKVARRFVKAYAKAIEYTWAHPQESGAMVHAQVPDVDPAMAADTIRSIRPLVYNEASETQGMGAFNPERLATTWHWTAKAQEIDEASFDPETAVDRSFMPGS, from the coding sequence ATGACATTCAAGCACACACTGCCCCGCGCACTGACCTTCGCGACCCTGACTCTGGGTGCCCAGCTCGGCTTCGCGGCGGACAAAGTGACCTTTCAGCTCGATTGGCTGCCCGGCGGCGACAAGGCGCCGGTATACGTGGGCATCGAGGAAGGTTTCTTCGCGGACGAGGACCTGGAGGTCCGCGTGGTCTCCGGCCGCGGCTCCACCGACGCCATCACCAAGCTGGTCGCCGGTCAGGCGGACGTGGGCCTGTTGGATCTGGTGTCGCTGCTGGTGGCCCGCGCCCAGGACGACAACATCCCGGTCAAGGGCATCTATTCGGTCTTCAGCGAGGCCCCGCATGCGTTCTTCTCGGTGGAAGGTTCCGGCATCGAGTCGGTGAAGGATGTGGCCGGCAAGACCGTCGCCACCTCGCCGTTCAGTTCCTCGAACCTGTTCTTTCCGCTGTTGCTGGACGTGAATCAGGTGGACGAAAGCGGCATCAAGCTGGTCAAGACCGACCCTGGCGCGCTCAACCCGATGCTGCTGACCGGGCGCACCGACGTAGTGATCAGTTGGGTCACCGACACCGAGAAATACCAGGCCATGGCCGACCAGGCCGGCAAGACGCTGAACGTGATGCCCTGGTACGACGCCGGTCTGGCGTTCTATTCCACCTCGGTGATCGCCAGCGAACGCTTTCTGGAAGAACGCCCGAAGGTGGCGCGCCGCTTCGTGAAAGCATACGCCAAGGCCATCGAATACACCTGGGCCCACCCGCAGGAAAGCGGCGCCATGGTGCACGCCCAGGTCCCGGACGTGGACCCGGCCATGGCGGCGGACACCATCCGTTCCATCCGCCCGCTGGTCTACAACGAGGCCAGCGAGACCCAGGGCATGGGGGCGTTCAACCCGGAGCGTCTGGCCACCACCTGGCACTGGACCGCCAAGGCCCAGGAGATCGACGAAGCGTCTTTCGACCCGGAGACGGCCGTGGACCGGTCGTTCATGCCCGGCTCGTAA
- a CDS encoding isopenicillin N synthase family dioxygenase, producing MSQSKAYGLKELEFESTIGGEGIETDRQIPLIDLSDFDNRRAEITEQLWQAASEVGFFQLVHHGLDVARVREAFAMAEAFFALDADTKGRFPLKEGLNTGWEFKSQVRPSTGTADEKESFQVTLPYMDDLWPGQTTLPEFQRVILDFEHCCWQVGMEILSCFADKLGFERDFFTRAHDRSSPEYQSTLRLLHYLPLPEGAEYPPGTWRAGAHTDFDCLTMVFQKEGQFGLQVCPGKDAQGRADQEWTSVVPRDDVITCNIGDMLMRWSDDRLRSTLHRVRMPRPGEYQGPRYSMAFFCQANKDVMIQGPEQKYPAISARDYLLQRINANFAGKM from the coding sequence ATGAGTCAAAGCAAAGCCTACGGACTGAAAGAACTGGAATTCGAATCCACCATCGGCGGCGAGGGCATCGAGACCGATCGCCAGATCCCGCTGATCGATCTGAGCGATTTCGACAATCGCCGCGCCGAGATCACCGAACAGTTGTGGCAGGCGGCCAGCGAGGTGGGCTTCTTCCAGCTGGTCCATCACGGCCTGGACGTGGCGCGGGTGCGGGAAGCGTTCGCCATGGCGGAGGCCTTCTTTGCCCTGGACGCCGACACCAAGGGCCGGTTTCCCCTCAAGGAAGGCCTCAATACCGGCTGGGAGTTCAAGTCCCAGGTGCGTCCGTCCACCGGCACCGCCGACGAGAAAGAGTCTTTCCAGGTGACGCTGCCCTACATGGACGACCTGTGGCCGGGCCAGACCACCCTGCCGGAATTCCAGCGCGTGATCCTGGATTTCGAGCACTGCTGCTGGCAGGTGGGCATGGAGATCCTGTCCTGCTTCGCCGACAAGCTCGGTTTCGAGCGCGACTTCTTTACCCGGGCTCACGATCGCAGCTCACCGGAGTACCAGAGCACCCTGCGGCTGCTGCACTACCTGCCGTTGCCGGAAGGCGCCGAGTACCCGCCCGGCACCTGGCGCGCCGGTGCCCACACCGACTTCGACTGCCTCACCATGGTGTTCCAGAAGGAAGGCCAGTTCGGCCTGCAGGTGTGTCCCGGCAAGGACGCCCAGGGCCGCGCGGACCAGGAATGGACCAGCGTGGTGCCGCGGGACGACGTCATCACCTGCAACATCGGCGACATGCTGATGCGCTGGAGCGACGACAGGCTCCGATCCACCCTGCATCGGGTGCGCATGCCGCGCCCCGGCGAGTATCAGGGTCCGCGCTACAGCATGGCGTTCTTCTGCCAGGCGAATAAGGACGTCATGATCCAGGGGCCGGAGCAGAAATACCCCGCAATCTCCGCCCGGGATTACCTGCTGCAGCGGATCAACGCGAACTTCGCCGGGAAGATGTAG